One segment of Polaribacter huanghezhanensis DNA contains the following:
- a CDS encoding DUF6913 domain-containing protein: MAFGKFKKQTLLKKFQKELKLIPETRTPNAKEIHSVAILTNNALYEEIDIAEHVISSIESVRNVHIYSYRAFKKSDPITYKYFTEKDIDWNGKIKDPSLESFLENPFDLLIGYFDSNNLYLEYCALKSNATFKIGFSKVNDKIFDLVVSENPKNIDIFIDVIKKYLKLLHKI, translated from the coding sequence ATGGCTTTCGGAAAATTTAAAAAACAAACTTTGTTAAAGAAGTTTCAAAAGGAATTAAAATTAATTCCAGAAACGAGAACGCCTAATGCTAAAGAAATACATTCTGTAGCCATTTTAACAAACAATGCCTTGTATGAAGAAATTGATATTGCAGAACACGTAATAAGCAGCATCGAATCTGTTAGAAATGTTCATATTTATAGTTATAGAGCATTTAAAAAATCGGACCCTATAACTTATAAATATTTCACAGAAAAAGATATCGATTGGAACGGCAAGATAAAAGACCCCAGTTTAGAAAGTTTTTTAGAGAACCCGTTTGATTTGCTCATTGGTTATTTTGATTCAAACAACTTGTATTTAGAGTATTGTGCATTAAAATCAAACGCAACTTTTAAGATAGGTTTTTCAAAAGTAAATGATAAAATATTTGATTTGGTAGTTTCAGAAAATCCAAAAAACATTGATATTTTTATAGATGTTATCAAAAAATATTTAAAATTACTTCATAAAATATAA